A genomic segment from Carassius auratus strain Wakin chromosome 25, ASM336829v1, whole genome shotgun sequence encodes:
- the LOC113043220 gene encoding LOW QUALITY PROTEIN: cyclic nucleotide-gated cation channel beta-1-like (The sequence of the model RefSeq protein was modified relative to this genomic sequence to represent the inferred CDS: deleted 1 base in 1 codon) has protein sequence MFNWVVKVVPHPPDTQEDLREEAITANGKTSNRDKFSSAKTGREEDQSSQTSKDSVQSGMLNWISNGFVSALPQPAGSPLLTRANPDAKSLQDEGSMDRAGVIGWISQGIGKVVPQPDEKYIQDQTLESEVTEVYETKELPDQEPLAHIPVVELVSEDESEVEPAAQFPPNVMTWIKSGFQNAIPQHVTRPPNSSSSTPRSSQCSNKVYSPPPESITSVTEIESKTSPSMVGWIVQGLGLSMPQAVLKNKEGCLEAGKIVQNGSARSAPADLVLQEIDSEDEAQEETCSATNSLPNSQPQSQPQTPWSPEQSLPLSVTTPSQAHIELEDAETQTARWTPLIENIRREAEDTAILIMEERWIQERLVMARMAEEVARQTAEMAVRELAQARFGIQTIAEEPEDVDQELQVLHEEESDIEVIRNQIAECQVPSVKEFLPEGQEAEAVDTSFTVQTPVEEFKSSSPLLEEPGPESEPEPEPEELQEKEEPRDSGEEEEEEEPEPITQQPQSITSTSVSRTDSQVESTAPEEESSVPSRCDVLKRCFMRVPYAPQALDNFNQFLKDIDVTLPKVPSMPNLPPALSQITQQLPSLPPQLAQLPQQISQRFSKITPQFPNQTLFSAPHFPSFPVQLSSLPHQLSNIPQQISNLPQKVSSLSQRLTSRPRFSILPQKVSNIPQQLSSIPKKISDIPQKITSIPQKISNIPQCAQQCYSNIQSRLNKLKPEQDAQGATAKSRDLELDRLVHQSPLHSPRTPSPSSPSSVLDLPNVPSYPRLPPITPSRQLSGVYNPAFHIEDDPTSARPSVSSRLSVHPAVNVEDVDSDRGKGGRRSRPIPPIINPQDPNLKTLTVPGARKANRTSVCRDRKQQTIWTKIKRLYSQDDEEEEELETAVRAWPSQSSISSADDGLNQRPSSSASQTSTVVNERLQELVKLFKERTERVKEKLIDPDNSDDETPPASPAKQAPAPPPPPPEPPAEQKSEQEVPEASDEKEEEKTKVLCCKVKPQSKIGRLLQYRFPSSIDPFTNLIYVLWLFCVSLAFNWNAWMIPVRWAFPYQTPENIHVWLLIDYLCDSIYILDILAFQPRLQFVRHGDLVTGKKEMRDNYIKAVRFKLDVVSLLPLELLYFKTGINPLLRLPRIMKFMSFFEFNKRLEAILTNAYVYRVIRTTTYLLYAVHCNACLYYWGSSYQGLGFSDWTYDGTGNSYFRCYYFAVKTLLTIGGLPGPTTLFEIVFQLINYFIGVFVFSIMIGQMRDVVGAATAAQTNYRACVDNTVKYMASYRIPKDVQNRVKTWYSYTWQSQGMLDEQELLDQLPDKMRLDIAVDVSYNIISKVPLFQGCDRQMIFDMLKRLRSVVYLPGDYVCKKDEVGREMYIIKAGEVQVVGGPDGKTVFVTLKAGAVFGEVSLLAVGGVNRRTANVVARGFANLLILTKRDLNEILVHYPESQKLLRKKARKMVMKDKKPAEKKEEEKELIPIIPPRAETPKLLKAALEMTEKTGMKGTWSKLKDRSNRSSVSLQHSISSSAAPNSPVHEVHSDQDADTLSQISDSSMQIPTTPTSAGDRNAFTEEGPAEEEIEKK, from the exons ATGTTTAACTGGGTGGTGAAGGTCGTGCCACATCCTCCCGATACACAAGAGGATCTGAGGGAGGAAGCAATCACTGCG AATGGAAAAACATCGAATCGAG ACAAGTTCAGTTCAGCCAAAACAGGCAGGGAGGAAGACCAGTCATCTCAAACCTCAAAGGACAG TGTTCAGAGTGGTATGTTGAACTGGATCTCCAACGGTTTCGTAAGCGCACTGCCCCAACCTGCAGGGAGTCCTCTTCTTACGAGAGCCAACCCTGATGCTAAA tcaCTTCAGGATGAAGGTTCTATGGACAG GGCTGGAGTCATTGGCTGGATCTCACAAGGAATTGGAAAGGTGGTCCCGCAGCCCGATGAGAAATACATACAGGACCAGACTCTAGAATCTGAAGTCACAGAG GTTTATGAGACAAAGGAACTTCCAG ATCAGGAGCCTTTGGCACATATACCAGTAGTAGAGCTGGTGTCAGAAGACGAGTCGGAGGTggaaccagctgctcagttcccTCCTAA TGTAATGACCTGGATAAAGAGCGGCTTCCAGAACGCTATACCGCAACATGTGACCAGACCCCCAAATTCCAGTTCTTCCACCCCGAGGTCatcacagtgctcaaacaaag TTTATTCACCTCCTCCAGAGTCGATAACCAGCGTGACGGAGATCGAGTCAAAAACATCCCCCAG TATGGTAGGCTGGATTGTTCAGGGTCTTGGTCTTTCAATGCCACAAGCGGTGCTTAAAAACAAAGAAGGATGTCTG GAGGCCGGGAAGATTGTGCAAAATG GCAGTGCTCGGTCAGCTCCTGCAGACCTTGTTCTTCAGGAGATTGACTCTGAAGATGAGGCTCAAGAAGAAACATGTTCAGCAACAAACTCACTGCCAAATTCACAACCTCAGTCCCAACCACAAACACCTTGGTCACCGGAACAATCTCTTCCACTGAGTGTCACCACACCTTCACAAGCACACATAGAACTGGAGGACGCAGAGACCCAAACTGCACGATGGACACCCTTGATCGAGAACATCAGGAGAGAGGCAGAGGACACCGCCATATTAATTATGGAGGAACG GTGGATACAGGAGCGTCTGGTGATGGCTCGAATGGCAGAAGAGGTGGCACGGCAGACAGCAGAGATGGCTGTCAGGGAGTTGGCACAGGCCCGGTTTGGTATTCAAACCATTGCAGAAGAGCCAGAAGACGTTGATCAAGA ATTACAAGTGCTGCACGAAGAGGAAAGTGATATAGAAGTCATACGAAATCAAATTGCAGA GTGTCAAGTACCTTCAGTTAAGGAGTTTCTTCCTGAAGGACAAGAGGCAGAGGCTGTAGACACTTCGTTCACAGTTCAAACCCCTGTGGAGGAGTTCAAGTCCTCTTCACCTCTACTGGAGGAACCAGGGCCTGAATCTGAACCTGAGCCAGAGCCTGAGGAGCTTCAAGAGAAGGAGGAGCCCAGGGACTCcggtgaagaagaagaagaagaagaacctgAGCCGATCACTCAGCAACCTCAGTCCATCACCAGCACCTCTGTCTCAAGAACTGATTCACAG GTGGAGAGTACAGCTCCTGAAGAGGAAAGCAGTG TCCCCTCCAGATGTGATGTGCTGAAGAGATGTTTCATGCGTGTACCATATGCGCCACAGGCCCTTGACAACTTCAACCAGTTCCTGAAAGACATTGACGTCACTTTGCCCAAAGTGCCTTCCATGCCCAATCTGCCCCCTGCTCTCTCTCAAATCACCCAACAGCTGCCGTCACTCCCTCCTCAACTGGCACAGCTACCGCAGCAAATTTCCCAGCGATTCTCCAAAATCACCCCACAGTTCCCAAACCAGACGCTTTTTAGTGCTCCTCATTTTCCCAGCTTCCCCGTGCAGTTATCCAGCCTCCCACACCAGCTGTCCAACATTCCGCAACAAATTTCAAACCTCCCGCAAAAGGTATCCAGCCTTTCACAAAGACTGACCAGCCGTCCACGGTTTTCCATCCTTCCACAAAAGGTCTCCAACATTCCGCAACAACTCTCCAGCATTCCAAAAAAAATATCCGACATTCCACAAAAGATAACCAGCATTCCACAGAAGATATCCAACATTCCACAGTGTGCCCAGCAGTGCTACTCTAACATTCAGAGCCGTCTCAACAAACTTAAACCGGAGCAGGATGCCCAAGGAGCAACCGCA AAGAGTAGGGATCTGGAGTTGGACCGTCTCGTCCACCAGTCCCCACTGCATTCCCCCCGTACCCCTTCACCCTCTTCCCCAAGCTCCGTCCTAGACTTACCCAATGTACCCTCTTACCCCCGTCTGCCACCCATCACCCCTTCCAGGCAGTTGTCAGGTGTCTACAACCCTGCCTTCCACATTGAGGATGACCCCACCTCTGCTAGACCCTCAG TGAGCTCCAGACTGAGTGTGCACCCGGCCGTGAATGTCGAAGATGTTGACTCAGACCGAGGGAAAGGAGGAAGACGATCTCGCCCCATACCACCAATAATAAACCCACAGGACCCTAACCTCAAAACCCTCACCGTCCCTGGTGCCCGTAAAGCCAATCGGACCAG TGTATGCAGAGACAGAAAACAACAGACAATTTGGACCAAGAT CAAAAGACTTTACTCACAAGAtgatgaggaagaagaggagtTAGAAACTGCAGTCCGGGCCTGGCCAAGCCAGAGTAGCATCTCAAGTGCAGATGATGG GCTAAATCAGCGGCCATCCTCTTCAGCCAGCCAAACTAGTACTGTAGTAAATGAGAGGTTACAGGAGCTGGTCAAGCTGTTCAAAGAGAGAACCGAGCGAGTCAAAGAGAAGCTGATTGATCCAGATAACTCGGATGATGAAACACCACCTGCCT CCCCAGCTAAGCAAGCtccagctcctcctcctcctcctcctgaacCTCCAGCAGAGCAGAAATCAGAGCAGGAGGTACCCGAGGCCTCTGACgagaaagaagaggagaaaaCAAAGGTCCTGTGCTGTAAAGTGAAACCTCAGTCTAAGATTGGTCGGCTTCTGCAGTACCGTTTTCCATCCAGCATCGACCCCTTCACCA ATCTGATCTACGTACTATGGCTGTTTTGCGTGTCTTTGGCGTTTAACTGGAACGCATGGATGATTCCTGTACGTTGGGCATTTCCATATCAAACACCAGAAAACATCCATGTTTGGCTGTTGATTGACTACTTATGTGATTCCATTTACATACTGGACATCCTGGCCTTTCAACCCAGACTACAGTTTGTGCGTCATGGAGACCTTGTG accGGCAAGAAAGAGATGAGAGATAATTACATCAAAGCTGTGCGATTCAAG CTGGATGTGGTCAGTCTACTTCCTCTGGAGCTCCTTTACTTCAAAACAGGGATTAATCCACTTCTTCGATTACCCAGGATTATGAAG TTCATGTCTTTCTTTGAGTTCAACAAGCGTCTGGAAGCTATACTGACCAACGCTTACGTTTACAG AGTTATTCGAACCACCACCTACTTGCTGTATGCCGTCCACTGCAATGCATGTCTGTACTACTGGGGCTCTTCATATCAAGGTCTGGGTTTCTCAGATTGGACCTATGATGGGACAGGCAATAG TTATTTTCGCTGCTACTACTTTGCTGTGAAGACTTTGCTGACCATTGGTGGTCTGCCAGGACCCACAACACTTTTTGAGATTGTGTTTCAGCTCATCAATTACTTTATTGGAGTGTTTGTGTTCTCCATCATGATTGGTCAG ATGAGAGACGTTGTTGGTGCAGCGACTGCGGCTCAGACAAACTATCGTGCCTGTGTGGATAACACGGTGAAGTACATGGCCTCCTACCGCATCCCTAAAGATGTGCAGAACAGAGTGAAAACCTGGTACAGCTACACGTGGCAGTCCCAAGGCATGCTGG ATGAACAAGAGCTATTAGATCAACTACCTGACAAGATGAGGCTGGATATAGCAGTGGACGTCAGCTACAACATTATAAGTAAAGTGCCACTATTCCAG GGCTGTGATAGACAGATGATCTTTGACATGCTGAAGAGGCTCAGATCAGTAGTGTACCTTCCAGGAGACTATGTCTGCAAGAAG gATGAAGTGGGTCGTGAGATGTACATTATAAAGGCAGGGGAAGTCCAGGTAGTTGGTGGTCCCGATGGAAAGACAGTGTTTGTGACCCTGAAAGCAGGAGCTGTGTTTGGAGAGGTCAG CTTGCTTGCTGTGGGTGGAGTAAACCGGCGGACAGCTAATGTTGTGGCGCGTGGTTTTGCTAACCTCCTCATCTTGACCAAAAGGGACCTGAATGAGATCCTGGTGCACTATCCAGAGTCCCAGAAACTACTGCGCAAGAAAGCCAG GAAAATGGTGATGAAGGATAAAAAGCCTGCTgaaaagaaagaggaagaaaaggagCTCATTCCGATTATTCCTCCTCGAGCCGAGACGCCTAAACTGTTAAAAGCTGCGCTGGAGATGACAGAGAAAACAGGAATGAAAGGAACATGGTCCAAACTTAAGGACAGGAGCAACAGATCAAGTGTCTCCTTGCAG CACTCCATCTCTTCCTCTGCGGCGCCCAACTCTCCAGTCCATGAAGTGCACTCAGATCAAGACGCAGATACTCTGTCTCAGATATCAGACAGTTCAATGCAAATTCCCACGACCCCCACCAGCGCTGGAGACAGGAATGCATTTACTGAAGAGGGCCCAGCAGAGGAGGAAATAGAAAAGAAGTAA